TCTTAGATTTATAATGCTTAGCTGGAAATACAAATACCGCGCTGTGGCAGGTCCCAGCGAGGGTTACCTGAGGTGCACAGAATTAAACATCTGGCAGGTCATGGGGTTGTTCCTCGCGCCTCCCCTTCCTCTGCCCTCAGTGCAGCTGGTTCCTCATGTACCTGTGCTggttgctttttccttctcGCATGTGCAGGTGAGAAGTGTGACCTCCCAGCTGTCAGGAGACAGAGAAGTAAAACTTCCAGGTGTCAGTGCTAAAGTGAAAGTCACAcctaacagaatcacagaatgggcTGGGTtagaaaagccctcagagatcatcccgtccaacccttggtccaactccagtccattcactagatcatggcactaagtgccatgtccaatctcagtttacaaacctccagggccggtgagtccagcacctccctgggcagccattccaatcctgaccactctctctgcaaagaattgctttctgatctccagcctcaatttcccctggccttcaggtagttctagagagtgctgagctcacctctaagcctcctcttctccagactaaacaagcccagctccctcagcctctccccatagggcttgtgctcaagtcccttccccagtcgtgttgctcttctctggacccgctccagcacttcaatctctttcctgagctgaggggcccagaactgaacacaatacgaTAGGCAGTGTCCAGGTTTAACCACACACTTTGGCAGCTGGTGATCAGCGACGGTGTTCCTGAGATCGTCTTCAGCTCCCTAGATGTCAGCAAGGTGGAAGGGGAGCTACCGGGGACACATCAGGTCTAACattgccttccttcctttctaGTTTCGGGACCATGTGAAGACTTGTGGCAGATCTAAAGTGCCTTGCAGATTTGAGGTTGTCGGATGTGCCGAGGTGGTAAGTGCTCATCTGTTGATGTTTATCTCGGGACTTGTTCTCAGTTCTGGGGTTAGAGTTCACCTGCAAGCTGCTGTTGCCCAAAGCATTACAGATGTTTGCAATCAGACGTTTGAGCAAAGTGGTGTTTCAAACCCTTTGCAAATGGAGCTGAACATCATCTGCTGTCCAGAGTTTGGGTATCCAGAGAATGAACGTAAGGTGGAAGGAGACGTAAGGTGGAAGGAAACGTAATGTGGAAGGAAACGTAATGTGGAAGGAAGCGTAATGTGGAAGGAAGCGTAATGTGGAAGGAAACGTAATGTGGAAGGAAGCCTCCTCTCGAGGAACACTCTGGGTGCCCTGAGACTGGTGGTTAAGCTGCTTTCAGCTGTAAGCACAGAGCTGGGCGGCTGGTGTCTTCCTGTCCTCTCAGAGCTTGGGCCAGGCCTTATTTTTAGTTTTCCCAGCTCCTACCGTCGACGTTTGTGTAAATCCCTCCGTGGGGGGTTACGGGAGGATTTGGTGTTGTTAAGTACATCTGACAGAGCCCTTTTGGGAAGTGCTGGAGACAGGGATGAACAGTCTGTATCTTTGTATGGGATTCACaaaatttctgaaacaaaacaacacccccccaaaaaaaaaccccaaccaatgGGGTTTTAACTCTCTTTGGTTTTTCCCCTTTATAATTTAAAGCTGGTGTTGTGGTATCAAGAGGAGGAATTTGTTCTGTGGATGGTGACAGCACAGATTGAGCTTGCTGAACGTGGGATGTATTTCTCTTCACCCAGgtggaaaatgaaaagctaCCAGAACACGAAAGCAAGTGCTTGGCGGAGCATCTGTACATGCTGCTGAGTTTTGTGCTCAGCCTCAAGGCTGGTTCTGGAGACCTAAAGCCCCTCCCTGCCCTTTCCTCATCACAAACCAGCTCCCCGTTACTGGCAGCAAACTCTCTGTGCTCGGAGTCTGAGCTCTCCAGGTCCCTGGAGCTCTTGGGGAGGTGCGAGGCCCTCGAGAGGAAGACGGTGACCTTCGAGAACATCGTCTGCGTGCTCAATCGGGAAGTGGAAAGAGTGTCTCTGACAGCCGAAGCCTACAGTCGGCAACATCGGCTGGACCAGGAGAAAATCGAAACGCTCAGTAACAAGGTGTGTAACCGCTGGCTTGGGCTTTCCAGCACTATGAGCAGAGACTTGGAATATTGAGTATTGTCGAGggtttgattgcggggtgacaataaaaccctgtcaggtgtattgttaaccccctctcccccttcccactcagcacagggatcgggagggaaagaaggacagagagaagagagctggaaacattaaaaatgttttactaatgccacaaataagaatagagaaaatattacaaaatatacaaaaccaatctttaaagtcccagcaactgcagagccggcagccgaagtcctggactggactctgcagccaatggaactggattcagtttgtcactggcctcagttcgcagggacaactcgcaaggtcctctcctaatgtcaccataaggaaaagggacgagatccttgtgatctcccactgtTATATGAAGtgttcacgtgaatgggatgttatactccgttggtcagtttctggtcacctgtttctcgttgcccctcttgcgagatgtgaatctgtccttatcaataacctcacattccattgctgtgctCACCAAAACATgcatctggttctccaggaaaatgcagctcatatgaagctttagctggcAGGCACATTCACTAACAGAGAAACTTGttcttaacaaaaccaggacaagtgTCCTTTCCATGTTACCAGCTGGCAAAGCTTCACTGCCTAGCTGTGCGCAGCCCTCTAAAGCATCCTGgaaaatacagtaattaaaCTGACCTGCATGAAGTGTTCAGATCTCTATTAGTGATCAACTTATGCAGACACCTGGGTGTTGTTCCTGGCTGAAGTTTTGACAGAGAGCACCCAGCGTTTCACTGGATCACTCTGATCCTGCGGGGCTGCTCGCCTTCTAGATCTTTCCAAAAGAACGTGGTCGTTGATGCTGTGCCCAGCATTGTACCAGCGTGGCCGCGGAGTCATTTGGCTTGACACATGGGGGGGTGttgaactcattttcaccgggggccgcGTCAGCCCGGCAGTTGCAACCGCAGTTGTAACCACtgggctgatgtggcccccggtgaaaatgagttcgACACccctggggaaagggacctgggggtcctggggacagcagggtgaccatgagccagcactgggcccttgtggccaggaagccaatggtacctggggtgggttagaagggggtggtcggtaggtcagagaggttctcctgcccctctgctctgccctggggagaccacacctggaatattgtgtccagttgtggcccctcagttccagcaggacagggaactgctgcagagagtccagcgcagccaccaagatgctgaagggagtggagcatctcccgtgtgaggaaaggctgagggagctggggctctggagctggacaagaggagactgaggggggactcattcctggggatcaatatggaaagggggagtgtcaggaggatggagccaggctcttctggtgacaaccagtgacaggacaaggggcaatgggtgcaaactggaacacaggaggttccacttgaatttgagaagaaacttgttcctggtgagggtggcagagcctggcccaggctgcccagggggttgtggagtctccttctgtgcagacattccaacccgcctggacaccttcctgtgtaacctcatctgggtgttcctgctccatggggggattgcactgcatgagctttccaggtccttccaacccctcacattctgggattcttcTGTGATCTTCTGTGATCTTCTCCAGAACGACAGGGTTCAAATGGAATCTGTAGCGAATTGCTGTACGATGCTCCATTTCTCCCTCCCGTGACCCCTCTGCGTTCTGGAGAACGTTTCTCGCTAACAAGTTGTCCTGTGAGGACTCTGGTGTCTCCTCGGGGCTCACAACAGTGCGTGTTTCTAACCAGGCTGCACCGTGTGTCCCACTGAGCAGGTCCGGCAGCTGGAACGGAGCATCGGCCTCAAAGATCTGGCCATGGCCGAGATGGAGGAGAAGATCCGCAACATGGAAGCATCCACCTACGACGGTGTTTTCATCTGGAAGATAACGGAGTTTGCCAGGAAGCGTCAGGAGGCAATAACAGGCCGCTCTCCTGCCATCTTCTCTCCAGGTTATTGCCCACAAATTTGCAAAATTGCAAAAGCCTTTTGTGTCTCAGCTGGGTGGGGGATGTGCAGTGGTACCGTTAGCAAGGGAGGTGCTGGTTGTTCAGATGTCCCTGTTGTGTCCTCCTTTCCTGTGGAGCCTGCAACAGTTTTTGTCCCATTGGGCTAAATGAAACTGCTCTGCTGACAGAGGTGCTTTTTAGATTGCGGAAGACCTTTCTAATTGCTCATAATGGAGAATGCAACCATCTTAGCTCTGGAATAGCCCTGCATAGAAGTAAAATACTCAAAGACCATAAAACCAGCAATAAAATAGttaaagaaaggaggaaatatATATTAGAGCCccagaaatacattttagtgCCTAAACCATGACGGTGCAAGAGGCAATGtctaaataaagcccaaaccGTACCTAGGGAAGTGCTCGAGTATCTGTTAGAGGAAGGGGCTCTCCTTGCAGAGCTGCCGCAGCCCAGCACCGCTCTTCCTCTTCTGCAAGAAGAAAACCTTGGGCAGTGAGCAGTAGGTTGTGATCGGGCTTGTTTGCTTATGAGGGCGCTTCCCAGGCTCGCGGCTCTGAGGTGAAACCATCTCGTCGGTGTCCTCGCTCGGGGGAGCTCGCCTTGCATCGGGGCGGCCGAGCAGCTGCGTGCAAACCTGGAGCCCATACCCAGCGCCCGCTTCCCGGCGCTGTGGAGAACCAGACCCTGGCCGGGCCGCCAGATAAAAGCAATTGGATTTCTCAGACTGTTTTTCAATCTGTTTGCTGGATGAGGCTGTTCAGAGTCcgttttctgctgaaaaactggaagaaaaaactaTTACCCTTCTTGAGGGGAACCAAACTGGTACCGAAGCCATGCGCGTGCAATAGCATCGCCTTCTAAAAGTCATCAGCAGCCCTGGAAAAACCCCGCGGGAAGGGCAGTGTTTCCTTTTCCCAAAGCGAACAAATCTGCTGCAAATCTCGTTTGTTTGGCCTAGAGAAGGGAACCTTGACCCTTGTGTCCTGTTGTCTCCTTTCCCAGCGTGGGCTGTGCCCCCTGGCTCCTCGCTGCGGGAagctgctctggggctgccaGCCGCTCTTCTGTGCTGCTGGTTGGTCTCTGCAATCTGCTAATgaagggctgtgctggagggattggaagggcccctGCCCGACACGGGCTGCTCTGCAACAGGCAGGacttcttcatttttgtctCACAAGTGCAAGGTACAAGGCCTGGTTTCCTACAGTAGTTGATTGTGTCATTTAGACCAGAGATCCTCATTCCTGCGGCTGCTTTAAGAGAAGATCAGTCCTGAGAAACAAATGTTTCTTGTGgaggtgttggtttttttaatattagaaaGTGAAGCCAATAGACTAGTGCTGTTCTGTCCGGGAGGAGAGAAGTCTAGGTTGAGAATAGCATGTAAAAGGGAAATGGGTATAACTGGTTTGTATTTAAATGTAAAGATGAGGAAATATCCAATGAAATCAGTGTTAAGGAGAAGGAAGTAGAGTTACCACTCACTCGCGTTGTGAGGACACAATGTGCCACAGGATTTTGCGAAGGGCAAAATCATAAGAGCTCAGAAAGGTTCATCAGGGGCATGATCCAGGACGGTCCCAagtgcagctcctgctggaagCCCCGGGTGCAGGGCAGCTTGCCAGGCTCTTGCTTTGCGTCCCGTGCGCTTCGCGGTCGCTGGGCCGGTGGGTGCAGGACGGGCGCCGGTGCCTGCGGGTGCTGCGCTGCCTGCTGGTGAGCGTGCTGAGTCCCGCAGGAAGACACGTCTCTGATCTGCCGCCCTGTGCCGCGGCGGCCGGGGCTGAGGCTCGGAGCTCCGTGCTGCCGCGACAGGTCCCTTCAGAGACACGTCTCTGTGCACCGCATGGGTCTGGAATCACAATTCCCAGAATTGCTGGACGTGAGAGACCCGGAGCCcggctgtgctgagctgctggatcCCGATGGAGACCGGAGTAGCTGGCTTGAGGCTGTGCCGTGTCAGAGCCAGCGGGTTCCAGTGGGTGCTCTGCCCCTAGACAGGCCCTTTCTGGGGTGGTTTTGTTGGTGCTTGCCAGCGGCACTGCCGggacctgcagcacagctggtgtTGGACGCGGTGGGACGCGGCTccgggcagagctgcagctccggGCTCTGCGGTGGGAAAGCCGGGGACCGgcctgtcctgctctgtcccGGCGCCCAGCGAGAGCAGGGGCTGGTAACGGCCCGAGCCGGCGCTGTCTCTGGCGTCTGGCTGGTGTTGGGACCTGTTGgcttcccagcccagctccgTGGTGCAGGTGTTCTTAGACCCAGACCTGCCTACCTGGCTTCTTCCAGGATCCAGACTTTAGCCTCCTCAGCGTTCAAAGGAACCCGTTGGTGCCAGGCTTTGCCAGGGTTGACACTCACTGTTTGTTTTGCAACTCTTTGGTAGCTTTCTACACGAGCAAGTACGGCTACAAGATGTGTCTGCGCGTTTACCTGAACGGGGACGGCACCGGGCGCGGGACCCACCTGTCCCTGTTCTTTGTGGTGATGAAAGGACCCAACGATGCCCTTCTGCGGTGGCCCTTCAACCAGAAGGTAGGTTCGGGACAAAGCCCGCTGTGCCCAGCAGTGTGCCCCTCTGGTTTCGCACCCACTGGAGCTTCTAGATGCCGTTAATCTGCCCGCTTAGCAGGCGGAAGAAGGAAGGACTTTGATGTGTCAGCCGCCCGGGGGATTCCCCAGTCGAGTCCCCGGTGTGTGACAGGGCGGGGGGACGGCAGAGGCTGcggcaggagagcagcagcgTGTTGGGAAAGTGAGCGGAGCCTCTGCCTGAATTCGGCGTGAGGGAAGGTTGTCATGGCCTCAGCACTGGGGGTGCAGCTGCTCCTCACTCGCTCTCAGAAGCTCGGACTGCAGTTTCGAGATGTTGCGGGTTTATGAAACGCTTCGGGGCTGAGCGGGCAAAGCGCTGATGCAGGGAGAGGCGCTGCCTTATTTCACAGCAGGACAGTAGCTGCGCCTTAGTGACACAGCTGTGTGGGGTATCGGTGCGGGGTCGAACACCTCGCCGGCCAGCTGTTGGTTTTCCGTCAGTCTGACACCCTGTGCTGCCACACGGAAGCCTCCCCTGCCAGGGCAGGGTGTGGGAAGCTCCATGCAGAATGTCGCCGAGGTGCCATCCTCTGCTGACCCGACTTGGAGGCATTTCTCAGATTTGCAAGCGTGTGTGTGGCTGCAGCTGCATCGATACCTGCGTGTGTCACAGGCTTCAAGCCGGAGGGTCACCGGCTGGGTTTCCACGTGCTTTATATCCAGCTGCTCTGGTACATTTTCACGTTTGCCCACAGGTAACCCTGATGCTCCTGGATCAGAACAACCGCGAGCACATCATCGATGCCTTCCGGCCCGATGTGACATCCTCCTCCTTCCAGCGACCCGTCACAGAAATGAACATTGCCAGCGGCTGCCCGCTGTTCTGCCCCGTCTCCGTGATGGAAGCCAAGAACTCCTACGTGCGTGATGACGCCATCTTTATTAAAGCCATCGTGGATCTCACGGGCCTCTAACCCTGCTCGCCGCCGGGAGCAGCGAACGCGGAGCCAGCCCCGAGCGGGACATCCCCTCTTGTGCTGCACTTCAGGCAGGTCTCGGAGCGAGGAGGGGGCAAaaagcagaaggggaaaagcCCTTCCCAAAAAGGGACCTTCGCTCTGAGTGGAAACGAGGTGTCTGATGGGAAAGGAACCCTCTTCCCTGGTGTCAGAGACCTTCCCTGAGAAGAGGTTTGGGTGGACGTTCACAGTCTGCAGGGAGCAAGATCTGCAGGGACTTGGGTGTCTGAACTGCTGCTGTCTGGGCCGCCAGTGGAAACCAGATCAGCTTTCGCTCTACCAGTTTAGTGCACGTCCTCAGTGCTCTGTAGTAAAACAAGGGTTTGGTCTGTCCCAGCGCCAC
This region of Columba livia isolate bColLiv1 breed racing homer chromosome 19, bColLiv1.pat.W.v2, whole genome shotgun sequence genomic DNA includes:
- the TRAF2 gene encoding TNF receptor-associated factor 2 isoform X2 encodes the protein MAAANSTPPGSLDLNQPGFAKEILGTKLEVKYLCSDCKNILRRPFQAQCGHRYCSYCLKKIISAGPQKCASCIQEGIYEEGISILETSSAFPDNAARREVESLPAVCINSGCTWKGTIKEYEAHDEVCPEFPLTCEGCGKKVPREKFRDHVKTCGRSKVPCRFEVVGCAEVVENEKLPEHESKCLAEHLYMLLSFVLSLKAGSGDLKPLPALSSSQTSSPLLAANSLCSESELSRSLELLGRCEALERKTVTFENIVCVLNREVERVSLTAEAYSRQHRLDQEKIETLSNKVRQLERSIGLKDLAMAEMEEKIRNMEASTYDGVFIWKITEFARKRQEAITGRSPAIFSPAFYTSKYGYKMCLRVYLNGDGTGRGTHLSLFFVVMKGPNDALLRWPFNQKVTLMLLDQNNREHIIDAFRPDVTSSSFQRPVTEMNIASGCPLFCPVSVMEAKNSYVRDDAIFIKAIVDLTGL
- the TRAF2 gene encoding TNF receptor-associated factor 2 isoform X1 codes for the protein MALCAQALEIQPGLFVHMAAANSTPPGSLDLNQPGFAKEILGTKLEVKYLCSDCKNILRRPFQAQCGHRYCSYCLKKIISAGPQKCASCIQEGIYEEGISILETSSAFPDNAARREVESLPAVCINSGCTWKGTIKEYEAHDEVCPEFPLTCEGCGKKVPREKFRDHVKTCGRSKVPCRFEVVGCAEVVENEKLPEHESKCLAEHLYMLLSFVLSLKAGSGDLKPLPALSSSQTSSPLLAANSLCSESELSRSLELLGRCEALERKTVTFENIVCVLNREVERVSLTAEAYSRQHRLDQEKIETLSNKVRQLERSIGLKDLAMAEMEEKIRNMEASTYDGVFIWKITEFARKRQEAITGRSPAIFSPAFYTSKYGYKMCLRVYLNGDGTGRGTHLSLFFVVMKGPNDALLRWPFNQKVTLMLLDQNNREHIIDAFRPDVTSSSFQRPVTEMNIASGCPLFCPVSVMEAKNSYVRDDAIFIKAIVDLTGL